A genomic window from Bacillota bacterium includes:
- a CDS encoding RNA polymerase sigma factor: MTEMPQCNHQDSALSFEELYDTHFSRVNRYLRYRVKNTWDADDLTAIVFMKALEKYHTFRGQSSVASWLFRIAHNAFVDYMRGLPEPSVTETCLHKYAAPQKTPEEQMLLNEEVFELRSLLSSLPPDYRDVMSLRYAGELRFAQIAEVLDKTGAAVRMIHFRGLRMLRKRFKHQWPMEIKK, translated from the coding sequence ATGACTGAAATGCCCCAATGCAACCATCAGGACTCTGCATTATCCTTCGAAGAGTTATACGATACACATTTTTCCCGGGTAAACCGTTATTTGCGCTACCGAGTTAAGAACACATGGGACGCCGATGACTTGACAGCCATAGTTTTTATGAAGGCTCTGGAAAAGTATCATACCTTTCGAGGGCAAAGTTCCGTTGCCTCCTGGCTGTTTAGAATTGCACATAACGCTTTTGTTGACTATATGCGTGGTTTGCCGGAACCTTCAGTAACGGAAACGTGTTTACATAAATATGCGGCGCCTCAAAAAACACCCGAAGAGCAAATGCTGTTGAATGAAGAGGTATTTGAACTCCGTTCTTTGCTAAGTTCGCTACCCCCGGACTACAGAGATGTAATGTCGCTGAGGTATGCCGGGGAGTTGAGGTTTGCTCAGATTGCCGAGGTGCTGGATAAAACCGGAGCAGCAGTAAGAATGATTCATTTTCGGGGGTTAAGAATGCTACGAAAACGCTTTAAACACCAGTGGCCAATGGAGATAAAGAAATGA
- a CDS encoding YraN family protein yields MTHKRLALGRLGEKVSLDYLKEQGFQIHKTNYKCKIGELDIIAADKEALVFVEVRSRSTKRFGLPEESIGPVKQRKIRMVASLYLQSLHKPLPKVRFDVLALHFKANGELMKINHIKNAF; encoded by the coding sequence ATGACCCATAAAAGATTAGCTTTAGGTAGATTGGGAGAAAAGGTGAGCCTAGATTATCTAAAAGAGCAAGGATTTCAAATACATAAAACCAACTATAAATGTAAAATAGGTGAACTAGACATAATTGCTGCAGACAAGGAAGCATTGGTTTTTGTTGAAGTACGATCCCGTAGCACTAAACGTTTTGGGTTACCTGAGGAGAGTATTGGACCGGTAAAACAAAGAAAAATAAGAATGGTTGCATCTCTTTATTTGCAATCCTTGCATAAACCTCTCCCAAAGGTCCGTTTTGACGTTCTAGCGCTGCATTTTAAGGCCAATGGTGAATTAATGAAAATTAACCATATTAAAAATGCGTTTTAA
- a CDS encoding DUF3006 domain-containing protein — protein sequence MTGVIRTIEGQYAVIEMGTSKHKVIMPIQFLPRGAKEGHTLQIDITIDPKTPRRPRSKVTNIKEKLNKRK from the coding sequence ATGACCGGTGTAATCAGAACAATAGAAGGACAATATGCCGTTATTGAAATGGGGACCAGTAAACACAAAGTGATTATGCCAATTCAATTTCTGCCTCGAGGAGCGAAAGAAGGCCATACTCTCCAAATAGACATTACCATTGACCCCAAGACACCACGAAGACCACGGTCAAAAGTGACTAACATTAAGGAAAAATTAAACAAAAGAAAATAG
- a CDS encoding VWA domain-containing protein: MFTGFFYIIRGMGVPVSLTEWITFMSALDKGLGFSSLTQFYRLARAILVKSEAYYDSFDRAFLKFFGGIETSAEMVSEALKWVEKSLPPLNITSAERACFEDWDFEELRRNLEGRMEQQDSEHHGGSYWIGTGGTSPYGHSGYNPAGVRIGGQSINRSAVQVASERSFRDFRKDEVLNTRHFQTALRSLRRLSRHEEGPKEVLDLESTIEATGSNAGNLKLVWNRPRKNNVKLMILMDSGGSMNRYARLCSQLFQAANKADHFKEFKVYFFHNCIYEHLFHEPFCRVQASQRTLEVLNTHAHDYKVILVGDASMATSELMMKYGALEWNYLNNEPGISWLRHIVNHFRHVVWLNPIPKKIWPTTEGANTIDIISGIVPMFELTLEGLQKAIKRLTVIE, encoded by the coding sequence TTGTTTACAGGCTTTTTTTATATAATTCGCGGGATGGGGGTTCCGGTTTCATTAACTGAATGGATAACTTTTATGTCAGCCCTGGATAAAGGTTTGGGCTTTTCCAGTTTGACGCAATTTTACCGGCTGGCCAGGGCAATTCTTGTCAAGAGCGAGGCCTATTACGATTCTTTTGACCGTGCTTTTTTAAAATTTTTCGGCGGGATAGAAACGTCAGCAGAAATGGTCAGTGAAGCATTGAAATGGGTGGAAAAATCATTGCCACCTTTAAATATTACGTCTGCAGAACGCGCATGTTTTGAGGACTGGGACTTTGAGGAACTTCGTCGCAATTTAGAAGGTAGGATGGAGCAGCAAGATTCTGAACATCATGGAGGTTCCTACTGGATTGGAACCGGTGGCACTTCTCCCTACGGGCATTCCGGTTATAACCCTGCCGGAGTGCGAATTGGTGGGCAGTCAATAAACCGCTCTGCTGTTCAAGTTGCATCTGAACGAAGTTTTCGTGACTTTAGGAAGGACGAAGTACTAAACACGCGCCATTTCCAAACCGCTCTGCGTAGTTTGCGCCGTCTATCCCGCCACGAAGAAGGACCTAAAGAAGTGCTGGACCTGGAGAGTACTATTGAGGCCACAGGCAGTAACGCAGGCAATTTAAAATTAGTATGGAACCGGCCCAGGAAAAATAATGTTAAATTAATGATATTGATGGACTCCGGTGGATCAATGAATCGCTATGCACGGTTGTGTAGTCAGCTATTCCAAGCCGCAAATAAAGCGGACCACTTTAAAGAGTTTAAAGTTTATTTTTTTCATAACTGTATATATGAACATCTCTTCCACGAGCCCTTTTGTCGCGTTCAAGCTTCCCAAAGAACCCTGGAAGTATTAAACACTCATGCTCATGATTATAAAGTTATTTTGGTAGGAGATGCCAGTATGGCAACCAGTGAGCTAATGATGAAATACGGGGCGCTGGAGTGGAATTACCTGAATAATGAGCCAGGAATATCGTGGTTGCGGCACATTGTTAATCATTTTAGGCATGTTGTTTGGCTTAATCCAATACCGAAAAAAATTTGGCCCACAACTGAGGGAGCAAATACAATAGATATTATCTCGGGCATTGTTCCAATGTTTGAACTGACACTAGAAGGATTACAGAAAGCTATAAAGCGCCTGACCGTTATAGAATAA
- a CDS encoding MoxR family ATPase — MYQPFNRFSGTADYIAPGDLQQAVNVAIALSRPLLIKGEPGTGKTMLAKSIAEGLGLDILMWNIKSTTKARDGLYVYDTVQRLYDSQFGDRDVSEIKNYIKLGKLGQAFSSKEQVVLLIDEIDKADLEFPNDLLWELDMMSFHVPETGETVTAKKRPIVIITSNAEKELPDAFLRRCIFHYIAFPGPEEMKQIIKVHYPNLMKNLLTEAVQAFYWLRSVPGLQKRPSTSELLDWLQALVLGGVDPAKITEELPFAGSLIKKDKDMAQVEKYINSVGVGHFNRQGGV, encoded by the coding sequence TTGTATCAACCATTCAATAGATTTTCCGGGACTGCCGACTACATAGCCCCGGGCGATTTACAACAAGCTGTTAATGTTGCTATTGCACTGAGCAGACCTCTTCTCATTAAGGGAGAACCGGGTACAGGGAAAACCATGCTTGCCAAAAGTATTGCAGAGGGACTGGGTTTAGATATTTTAATGTGGAATATTAAATCCACCACAAAGGCTCGGGACGGCCTATACGTGTATGATACGGTGCAGCGTTTGTATGATAGTCAATTCGGTGACCGTGATGTGTCAGAAATAAAAAACTACATAAAGCTTGGCAAACTGGGGCAGGCATTTTCTTCAAAAGAACAAGTGGTTCTTCTGATTGACGAAATTGATAAAGCTGATCTGGAGTTTCCTAATGATCTTTTATGGGAATTGGATATGATGAGTTTTCATGTTCCAGAAACCGGCGAAACTGTAACGGCGAAGAAACGCCCCATAGTAATTATAACTAGTAATGCCGAGAAGGAACTTCCGGACGCCTTTCTGCGCCGTTGTATTTTTCACTACATCGCTTTTCCGGGACCTGAGGAAATGAAACAAATTATCAAAGTACATTATCCTAATTTGATGAAGAATTTGCTAACAGAAGCTGTGCAAGCTTTTTATTGGTTAAGATCAGTCCCAGGTTTACAAAAAAGGCCAAGTACCAGCGAGCTGTTAGACTGGCTGCAAGCATTAGTTTTGGGCGGGGTAGACCCCGCAAAAATTACTGAAGAGCTACCCTTTGCTGGCTCGTTAATTAAAAAGGACAAGGATATGGCCCAGGTTGAAAAGTACATTAATAGTGTGGGTGTAGGACATTTTAACCGTCAGGGTGGGGTATAG
- a CDS encoding 2-(1,2-epoxy-1,2-dihydrophenyl)acetyl-CoA isomerase — protein MLYIFWEVSQLDFNFLNLNKSDNVGTILLNRPECGNALNLLLAEDLISALENCCEDETISAVVITGKGDHFCSGGDLKDSKNNPDGRSEYWKHLTRRLNRIIVNIRYTRKPVIASVNGPAVGAGMSIACAADLRIASASAIFKQGWTSVGLVPDGAWTLMLPLTLGMSKASELIFMDPEITATEAYNFSLVNLVTPNDELESMTRKWALKLAKGPFEALARSKELLNESMLNILEAQLGRERREIVEAARTEDHKEAVEAFLNKRDPIFKGI, from the coding sequence TTGCTCTACATATTTTGGGAGGTGTCTCAGTTGGATTTTAACTTTTTAAATTTGAATAAGTCAGATAATGTGGGCACAATCCTTCTCAATCGCCCGGAATGCGGAAACGCATTGAACCTGCTACTCGCTGAGGATTTAATAAGTGCACTGGAAAATTGTTGTGAAGATGAAACCATAAGCGCGGTAGTCATCACAGGTAAAGGAGATCATTTCTGCAGCGGAGGTGACCTCAAGGATTCTAAAAACAATCCAGACGGCCGCTCAGAATACTGGAAACATCTAACTCGCCGGTTAAACAGGATAATTGTCAATATACGTTACACAAGAAAGCCGGTTATTGCCTCAGTTAACGGCCCGGCAGTAGGAGCCGGAATGAGTATTGCCTGCGCCGCTGACTTGAGAATTGCCAGTGCCTCAGCAATCTTTAAACAAGGATGGACCAGCGTGGGATTAGTGCCTGACGGGGCTTGGACACTCATGCTTCCTCTTACCCTAGGGATGAGTAAGGCCAGTGAATTGATATTTATGGACCCGGAAATAACTGCCACTGAAGCTTATAATTTTAGCTTGGTCAATTTAGTAACGCCTAATGATGAGCTGGAAAGCATGACCAGAAAATGGGCACTTAAGTTAGCTAAGGGTCCCTTTGAGGCTCTCGCAAGGTCAAAAGAATTGCTAAATGAATCCATGCTAAATATTCTGGAGGCACAGCTAGGCCGTGAAAGGCGGGAGATAGTTGAGGCGGCACGTACTGAGGATCATAAAGAGGCTGTTGAGGCGTTCCTTAATAAGAGGGATCCTATTTTTAAGGGAATTTAA
- a CDS encoding NADH-quinone oxidoreductase subunit N: MPFDISLLSIEMLTAALGLAVLILGIISPASAKKGLGWITVIGLLGVSGAAIGFWGTQGSVYSGMYLIDNYATFWKLTFLAAAVLVVLGSMRYVDNLGGQTEYYSTLIFATLGMMVLASAGDFITLFMGLELMTISFIILVCFRKNESKSVEAGIKYILLAGMSSAVLLYGLSLIYGLTGSITIYEVGRIVAMNPVSPALILGVVMLLAGIGFKISAVPFHMWSPDVYEGAPTPVTAFLAVGSKAASFAILLRIFVAALPGIWEHWAMVVAILAGVTIIVGNLVAIPQDNIKRLLAYSSIAQAGYILVGLVTATEAGIKGVMFYAFLYVFATLGAFTVATYFYNITGSDKIKDYAGLSQRSPLMAVVMLVAMLSMAGIPPLAGFVGKFYLFKTIVDNYLWLAFIGLIMSMVSVYYYLRVALVMYRDEPADSTPIKVSSPVAITLVVTMLVTLIIGVYPGPLSEVVNAAAHSFFLQ, encoded by the coding sequence ATGCCGTTTGATATATCTTTACTTTCCATTGAAATGCTTACTGCCGCGCTGGGCCTGGCGGTGCTCATATTAGGGATTATTTCTCCGGCAAGCGCTAAGAAGGGCCTGGGTTGGATAACGGTTATTGGTTTGCTCGGTGTATCCGGGGCCGCCATTGGCTTTTGGGGTACTCAAGGTAGTGTTTATTCGGGCATGTACCTGATAGATAATTATGCTACATTCTGGAAACTAACCTTCCTGGCTGCAGCTGTACTAGTCGTACTGGGTTCCATGCGTTACGTTGATAACCTGGGCGGACAAACAGAATATTATAGTACTTTAATATTCGCTACTCTGGGTATGATGGTATTGGCATCCGCAGGAGATTTTATAACCCTTTTCATGGGTTTGGAATTGATGACCATTTCCTTTATCATCCTGGTATGCTTTCGCAAAAACGAGAGTAAGTCAGTAGAAGCCGGTATCAAATACATTCTACTTGCGGGAATGAGTTCTGCTGTATTGTTATACGGCTTGAGTTTGATATACGGTTTAACCGGTAGTATCACCATTTATGAGGTTGGACGGATAGTGGCCATGAACCCTGTAAGCCCTGCGCTTATACTTGGGGTGGTTATGTTGCTGGCCGGGATCGGATTTAAAATATCTGCGGTTCCGTTCCACATGTGGTCACCAGATGTCTATGAAGGAGCACCCACTCCTGTTACTGCGTTTCTGGCTGTGGGGTCAAAGGCAGCATCATTTGCCATACTGCTCCGGATTTTTGTCGCTGCTCTCCCAGGTATATGGGAGCATTGGGCAATGGTTGTGGCCATACTGGCAGGAGTTACCATTATTGTGGGTAACCTTGTTGCCATACCGCAGGATAACATTAAGCGTCTTTTGGCTTACTCTAGTATTGCCCAGGCAGGATATATACTGGTAGGCTTGGTGACTGCTACTGAGGCGGGTATAAAGGGTGTTATGTTTTATGCCTTCTTATACGTTTTTGCTACGCTCGGTGCGTTTACTGTTGCCACCTACTTCTATAACATTACAGGCAGTGATAAAATAAAGGATTACGCCGGATTAAGCCAGCGCTCTCCTTTAATGGCCGTAGTAATGTTGGTGGCTATGCTCAGTATGGCGGGTATTCCACCACTCGCGGGATTCGTGGGTAAGTTTTACCTTTTCAAAACCATAGTAGATAATTACCTATGGCTTGCCTTTATCGGTTTAATCATGAGTATGGTATCGGTATATTACTACCTCCGGGTAGCTTTGGTTATGTATCGAGATGAACCGGCTGATTCTACACCGATTAAGGTGTCCAGCCCGGTGGCCATTACACTTGTTGTTACTATGCTTGTGACTCTGATTATCGGTGTATATCCGGGGCCGCTGTCTGAAGTTGTAAATGCGGCAGCTCATTCGTTCTTCTTGCAATAA
- a CDS encoding NADH-quinone oxidoreductase subunit M — MSFPVLPVILLAPLVAALILVFVPKDEHKLIKSVAAIGTFVSMALSFYVYFGYDQTLGGLQYVIRHDWIKDLGVTFFLAVDGISLPMLLLTNLIGFSAIFASWNIGTRPREFFILLLVLITGVMGTFIAHDLFIFLLFYEVVVIPIYIMVVIWGSSKRVTKEYAAMKLTIYLLIGSGFLLVGVIALFSKSIGILGAPDMSFTGLAIAGSQLSAFDQKWLFALLLFGFGSLISMWPFHSWSPDGYAGAPTAVSMIHAGVLKKIGGYGLIKVAVVTLPVGAHFWAPWMAVLGIAGVAYAAFGALAQKDLKYVVGYSSVSHMGYVLIAVACLDVIGLNGAVANMFAHGVMAALFFSMIGFIYEKTHTRWIPDMGGLAHQTPKLAVGFMMAAMASLGLPGLISFMPEFTIFVSAFDNYGGLAVIGIAGIIITALYVLRAGANTLFGPPRAEYDHLEDIKGVELVPLVVLGTVLVVGGLLPSLLFDMINSGVVPLHAEISNVLQLGGNL; from the coding sequence ATGAGCTTTCCCGTACTCCCTGTGATATTGCTGGCCCCGTTGGTGGCCGCTCTGATTTTGGTATTTGTCCCCAAGGATGAACACAAGCTAATTAAAAGTGTGGCAGCCATTGGCACATTTGTTTCTATGGCCTTGAGCTTTTATGTGTACTTTGGTTATGATCAGACCTTAGGTGGGCTTCAATACGTTATACGGCATGACTGGATTAAAGATTTAGGTGTGACTTTCTTCCTGGCTGTTGACGGTATTAGTTTGCCTATGCTCTTGCTGACTAACTTGATTGGTTTTTCCGCCATATTTGCATCATGGAACATTGGCACCCGTCCGCGGGAATTCTTCATACTTTTGTTGGTCTTAATTACTGGTGTTATGGGCACCTTTATTGCCCACGACTTGTTTATTTTCCTGCTTTTCTACGAGGTTGTGGTCATTCCCATCTACATCATGGTTGTTATTTGGGGTAGCTCCAAACGGGTTACCAAGGAATACGCAGCTATGAAGTTGACCATTTACTTGTTGATTGGTAGTGGCTTCCTGCTGGTTGGCGTGATTGCTTTGTTCAGCAAATCTATTGGTATTCTAGGTGCTCCGGACATGAGCTTCACGGGATTGGCGATCGCCGGGAGTCAACTTTCAGCTTTTGACCAGAAATGGCTGTTTGCACTGCTGCTGTTCGGGTTCGGGTCATTAATTTCCATGTGGCCCTTCCACTCGTGGTCGCCCGACGGGTATGCCGGTGCTCCTACTGCTGTTAGTATGATTCACGCCGGCGTGCTTAAAAAAATCGGTGGCTATGGTTTGATTAAAGTTGCTGTTGTCACCCTTCCGGTTGGTGCACATTTCTGGGCCCCATGGATGGCTGTGCTGGGGATTGCCGGTGTTGCCTATGCGGCATTCGGAGCACTTGCCCAGAAAGACCTTAAATATGTTGTGGGATACTCGTCAGTGAGCCATATGGGTTACGTTTTGATCGCCGTGGCCTGTTTGGATGTTATCGGTCTTAACGGGGCAGTTGCCAATATGTTCGCCCACGGTGTAATGGCGGCACTCTTCTTCTCGATGATCGGTTTCATTTATGAGAAGACCCATACCCGTTGGATTCCTGACATGGGAGGTCTGGCACATCAAACTCCCAAGCTTGCCGTAGGGTTTATGATGGCCGCAATGGCGTCACTTGGATTGCCTGGCTTGATAAGCTTTATGCCGGAATTTACCATATTTGTTTCGGCGTTTGATAATTACGGCGGCCTGGCGGTAATTGGTATCGCAGGTATCATTATCACCGCGCTATATGTACTGCGGGCGGGAGCCAATACACTGTTTGGTCCTCCCAGAGCGGAATATGATCACCTGGAAGATATTAAGGGTGTAGAGCTTGTGCCTCTTGTAGTGTTGGGAACGGTACTTGTAGTAGGCGGTCTGCTTCCCTCCCTGTTATTTGACATGATTAACAGCGGCGTTGTGCCTCTCCATGCTGAGATTAGCAACGTGCTGCAGTTAGGGGGGAACCTATAA